A genomic region of Colletes latitarsis isolate SP2378_abdomen chromosome 7, iyColLati1, whole genome shotgun sequence contains the following coding sequences:
- the Twi gene encoding twist, whose protein sequence is MQTTHPVSLQSQRIQGIYTLDNNDSSGIPHSAGSSASNSPNHYERFSPPTHLMDLSSPPEHRDLPGYQTHHHHHHHQMIYQPPAYPIYGNQDETKRYQEHASNKILRDLQSEVTEYDRRLHDNSPGFLSDHSRDHEQNLYLTPSPQMYSSGGEEIVPRHPQQSYHHVEPMDYKPEIVDYKPEVLEYKPEIVDYKSEIEQQRYKQLSEIMEPSSSTKNYAVEGSRGSGKRKRKSSSAENESETESNASSTKSKFRKKSCATFEEIQNQRVMANVRERQRTQSLNEAFAALRKIIPTLPSDKLSKIQTLKLATRYIDFLFQVLHCNMENTDAADDVGDRNPRSAVLAAREITSSSCSYMAHEKLSYAFSVWRMEDDWNSNL, encoded by the exons ATGCAGACCACGCACCCGGTGAGCCTTCAGTCGCAGCGTATCCAGGGCATTTACACTCTGGACAATAACGACAGCTCCGGTATCCCCCACAGCGCCGGAAGTTCGGCCAGCAACTCCCCGAACCACTACGAACGGTTCTCACCGCCCACACACCTGATGGATCTCAGCAGCCCGCCGGAGCACAGAGATCTACCAGGCTACCAGACACATCAtcaccatcatcatcatcagATGATCTACCAGCCACCCGCCTACCCGATATATGGAAATCAGGATGAGACGAAGAGGTACCAGGAACACGCCAGCAATAAGATACTCAGGGACCTTCAGTCGGAGGTGACCGAGTACGACAGACGTTTGCACGACAACTCGCCGGGTTTTCTGTCGGATCATAGTCGAGATCACGAGCAGAATCTCTATCTAACACCCTCGCCGCAGATGTACTCGTCCGGTGGTGAAGAGATCGTGCCCAGGCATCCTCAACAGAGCTACCATCACGTAGAGCCGATGGATTACAAGCCGGAGATCGTGGATTACAAGCCGGAGGTTCTCGAGTACAAACCGGAGATCGTCGATTATAAATCCGAGATCGAGCAGCAAAGGTACAAACAATTGAGTGAGATAATGGAACCGTCGTCCTCGACGAAAAACTACGCGGTCGAGGGGTCCAGGGGCAGCGGAAAGAGGAAGAGGAAGTCCAGCAGTGCCGAGAACGAATCCGAGACGGAGAGCAACGCCTCCTCGACGAAGTCGAAGTTCAGGAAGAAGAGCTGCGCGACGTTCGAGGAGATCCAGAACCAGAGGGTGATGGCGAACGTGAGGGAGAGGCAGAGGACGCAAAGTCTGAACGAGGCGTTCGCGGCTCTCAGGAAGATCATACCGACGTTGCCCAGCGACAAGCTCAGCAAGATCCAAACACTTAAGCTGGCCACCAGGTACATCGACTTCCTGTTCCAGGTGTTGCACTGCAACATGGAAAATACCGACGCCGCCGATGATGTTG GTGACAGAAATCCAAGAAGCGCGGTATTGGCTGCGAGAGAAATAACCTCGTCGTCGTGCAGCTATATGGCGCACGAGAAGCTCTCGTACGCTTTCAGCGTTTGGAGAATGGAGGACGATTGGAACTCGAACCTCTAG
- the LOC143343218 gene encoding ubiquitin-conjugating enzyme E2 J2: MNRKANSATAILKQDYLRLKKDPVPYVLAEPVPSNILEWHYVVKGPEGTPYEGGFYHGKLIFPGEFPFQPPSIYMRTPNGRFKVNTKLCLSISDFHPDTWNPAWSVSTILIGLLSFMVEKSPTLGSINTTDYEKKQLAVQSLAYNLKDKMFCELFPETVEVIRAELERRKELEKQARNHCNIPNGSSLLQNHFQTDQSPLNRVLTNLVVIIGFAAFVYIVKHVLTSIAME, from the exons ATGAACAGAAAAGCAAACAGTGCTACAGCAATATTAAAACAGGATTATTTGCGTCTGAAGAAAGACCCTGTACCCTATGTCCTTGCAGAACCAGTACCTTCCAATATATTAGAatg GCACTATGTAGTGAAAGGTCCAGAGGGAACTCCGTATGAAGGAGGATTTTATCATGGGAAGCTTATATTTCCTGGAGAATTTCCATTTCAGCCTCCTAGCATTTATATGCGTACACCAAATGGTCGATTTAAAGTTAATACTAAATTATGCTTATCTATTTCTGACTTTCATCCGGATACATGGAATCCAGCATGGAGTGTATCTACTATACTCATTGGATTGCTGAGTTTCATG GTTGAAAAAAGTCCTACTCTGGGTAGTATTAACACAACAGATTATGAAAAAAAACAATTGGCTGTACAGAGTTTGGCATATAATTTAAAGGACAAGATGTTTTGCGAGCTCTTTCCAGAAACCGTCGAG GTTATAAGAGCAGAATTAGAACGTAGAAAAGAGTTAGAAAAACAGGCGAGAAATCACTGTAATATACCTAATGGTTCATCTTTGTTACAAAATCACTTTCAAACAGATCAAAGCCCATTGAACAGAGTGTTAACTAATCTCGTTGTTATTATCGGCTTTGCGGCATTTGTTTATATAGTGAAACACGTTTTGACGAGCATCGCTATGGAATAA